A region of the Paenibacillus sp. J23TS9 genome:
ATGTCTTATAGGGCAGCTGAATCGGCTTGTCATCCAACTTCACCGTAATGTTGTCCAGTCCCGCATATACATCCTTGATGTCCGCATCAATATCAAACTCTCCGCGATACTCTTTACCTTCCTCAACGGTTGGCTTTATCACGGGCGGCGTGTTGTCAACGATGACATTGGAGCTGATCTGCCCGGTACCATCAGAGATGCTTACTTGATGCGGCCCATCCTGCACCAAAGTAGTATCCCAAGCATAAGATTTAGCTTTCAAATGCTCCTGCTTCAGGTCAAAGTGGAATCCTATAAATTCGCTTTTACCAGCGGAATCGCCCATCTTGATTTGCTTTTCTTTCTCAGCATAGGCAGGGTCCCAAATTTCCGTACCATCCGCGAGCAGCAATCTCACATTTTTAATTTCAAAATCATCCTTATTCTCTTCCGGACGTTTATCGAAAGGCGATGTTTTCGAACCTGCCCGAATGTAAATGATGTTATCTCCTTGGGTCAATCGTTCAGAACGGATTGGAAAGGAGAGTGTCGTATATGTCGTTATCGGATCCATAAACGTATACAAAATCGACTTGTCCTCCAGCTCCGGAGGTCCCATCGTTACAGCATTTTTAAAATAATAGTCCACATTGATGGCGTCAAAGACGAAATAAGCATCATTTTCAAGACCGGCAAAGGTATTGGCATCCGGCAGCCTTTTCCCGTCAAGACTTAAGCTGATTCCAGCTGTTCCCGCTGCTTCAGAGGTCCCTTTAATCGTATACTTACCTTTTAGAATCTCCTTGTCCTTCACATTCAGACGCAGCGGAGCATCGTTTAAGCCTCCGGTAACAGCCACTTTAACAGGCTTCGATTGCGTTTCGTTCGCACCATCAGAAACCACGTAATAATATTCAATATATTTGCGTCCGATTAACTCGGCAGAAGAAAGCTTGTAATGGTACATCATGTCATTGAAATCTTCCTTCAACGGATGCCCGGTGAATTCAGTCTGTTTGTCTGAACGGACATAGACTTCCACGGAGGTAATCTCATGATCGTCCTTTGCATCTGCTTTTAGCTCGAGTCCTTTCGACTGCTCCACTTCCGTTATACCCGTCAGATCCTGAATGGTAGGAGGGATACTGTCGACAATAACATGAACCGGATCGGCAGGGACCTGAGCAGAAGTAACAGAACCCGGTGATGGTGCTTCGATGCCTGAACCGGCTTTAATCATAACCGTGCTTCCGTTACGCGGATAGCTGTACCCGATAGCCTTGTCCTCTTTGGTTTCGTCACCATTGGTGCCGCCTTCGTATAGCAGATCTGCATCATAATAAGCTGAAGAGATTTCTTTGCCTGTATTCGTTTTGATGACGACAGCGCGTCTGCCGGAGTTTGCCATCCCATCGCTTTGAATGGTCTGGAGCGTTTCATCCGGAACCAGATTCGTTTTATAAAAGCTATTAAAATCATCTGCCTTATAGGCTGTATTGGCAGTGTTCTTCACCCAGAAGACAACGGACTGTTTCGAAGGAATAACAAAATCCGTTTTGGTGGAAGGCCATTCAACATCCGCTCCAGTGCCTTTGTCCGGATAACGGTAATAGATCTTATAATTTTTGAATGATACCGGCTGATCCGAATTGTTGTACACCTCGATAAACTCATAAGCATCCGATGAAGTCGTTGGTACATTCGTCGTATTCGGAACCAATTCGGTTATGAGCAGTACGGGTGCTTTGGATGAATCAAAAGATTCCATGTTCACCTGAGAAGTAAACGGCTTGTCCAGCTGCCCCGCCTGAATCCGGTATTGAAGCGTCGGTTCAATCAGTGCGGCTGCCGGAATTGTGGCGGTGTAATCACCTGTATTTCCGGAATCCGTCATCGTTGTGACGTTGTATCTGGATTGGGATGGTGTCTTATATAGCAGCTTCACAGGCATTTTCGAGCCATCTGCATTTGTACCCGGATTAACCACCCGCGCCTTAATCTCAAGATCCTTTACATCTATGGAAGCAGCAGCTGTATGATTGATTACGGTTTGGTTCCCTGCTTCAACAACCAACGGAACAGCCTGGTCAGGATCGATAGTTCCAGGGGTTGCCGGCTGCTTTCCAGAGGAATCCATAACACTCATTATGCTACTGCCAGCTGCAGGATGCTTGAAAAAGATTCCCATATTGGTTTTAACATGTGCGGGCTCATAAGAGGCTGTTATGACAGGCTCGTTGTTTTTGCCCCTAATTGTCAGGGTTCTGGCACTGCCGTTAGCCATGCCTCCTCCGCCCTGAATACGAAACAGGTTCACACCTTTAATCAGATTGCTCCCGAAATTCTGGTTGAAATGCTCCTCCGTTTCCTCATTGTTCTTTCCGTTCATTATCCAGAACACCACGGGCTGCCGGGCAGGAATGATGATATCCGCTCCCCCTTCGGGTGTCCACGGATCCTTGTTGTTATAAAAGAAGGAATAGTCCTTGAAATTCAGATCCTGGTCGGTGTTATTGTACACCTCTACGAATTCAAATGCGTCTGTATTGGTATCAGGCAGATCAGACGTATCTGGTACCATCTCGGTAATCAGCAATGCAGGCGCAGGTGATTCGGCGGATAATAAAGATTGCGGCACTTCCTCTCGGATCGCAGTTGAATAGGATGCAGACTCGATAACCTTTGATTCTGAATCCAGAATCTCGATCGTGTAGTTCAGCTCACGGCCGATCAACAACTCACCCGGGATTTCTCCTGCATATGTATCCAACTGCTGTGCTTCAGGTTTCAGCGTGACAGGAGGTTGTTCCTTTCCATCCACCGAGTAGCGGATTTGCCCGGTCCATGCTTGTCCATCACTATACACGCCTGCTGTGACCGAATAGTTCTTCTGCTCCGGGATCCACTCTACGGGCGTATGCTGCAGCCGAATGCCGCTTGGCTCTTTGCCCGTCGTTGTCTCTTGCTCTTTCTCCATCGTAGTTGTTGCCGGAGGCGACTCCGCGTGAACCTTTGAGATGAGAAGAGAGGGAGTTCCGGCCGTAAGCATCATGCTGCTCAGCATGACGATCGACACACTCCGTTTGATTCTGTTTGTCCTGTTCAATGCAGCTTACATCTCCTTTACAAGTACATTGGATTTTTGACATTTCTTACCCATTGTATATAGGATGTGTTCGCTGAATATTAGCGCAGGGTAAACGGATAGTTAATATCATTAATAGCATTAAATAATGGACAGGCGAATGATAGCTTGAGATTTCTGACAAAAAAAGACGGTTACCTTGTCAGATAACCGTCCGGAATGATATTCTCTTGTATTAATAAAGCCGCTTTTCATAACTCTCTGTCAATGACGCCCTTACTTCGCGGGTGGAAAGACGGAGTCTGCCGGCATGTTCCGCGATGATGGAGGCGGGATCCGGAAGCGATTCTCTGGAAGGCCAGCTATCCGGCTGCCACAACTTGGATCTTTTCAATGCCTTGGCACAGTGAATGTAACATTCCTCAACTTCTATACCAATACCCGCAGCAGGTACTTTTCCTTGTGCGGACATTCGCTCCATCAGATCCTTATCACGGATCACATATCCTCTCCCATTGATTCGCAGCGTCTCTTCCAGGCCCGGGATGACGAAAATGAGACCAATATGCGGATTGATGAGAAGATTGCGGAGCGAATCATATCTACGGTTGCCCGGACGTTCCGGAAGTATGAGATGCTGATCATCCAATATGTACGCAAAACCTGGGGCATCGCCACGTGGAGAACAATCGCATTCACCGCCTGCACCGCTCGTTGAAATAAAGACCAAAGGCGACAGGGCTATAAACTGCCGGCAGTTATGATCCAAAGCAGCGATAACTTTATTGTTGGCCAGCTCCCCCGGTTTGCCAGCTAGCTGCTCCAATTCCTCTTCAGATTGTATGATATCCTTAAATACACTCATTTGGTAATCCACCTCCATCACCATTATAGTACGTGCCTATTAAGAAAATCATCATTTCGGAAAAAAGCCGGAGCTCTGAGGAAAGAGCTTCGGCTTTTTTGGTCAGCCGCAGAGATTAGACTCTGCGGCTGTCCGCATATTCGGCCATGGCATCGCGCATGAATGCAGCGAGACCTTCTCCGAACTGATCAATATTCCGTGTAAAACGCTTATCATCCACATACATTTGACCCAACCCTTTAAAGGCTTCAAGTGAATAATTCCCCATCCGGTTCAGCATTTGAAACCACTCGCCTGTCGCTTGCTGCGCCTCATCCGAAGCCGGAGAACCATGCCGGAGCTGCGCAAGCTTCCGATAAATAGCATTCATCTCTTCTCCCAGCTGCCCTTGTTCTTTTTTGGACATCTTGTTCAATCTATCATTGGAATCGTCCACTGCTTTGTCCCCCCAACGTTCTCTGGCTTCCTGTTCATAGGGGTTGCTGCTAAAATCAAAGCCAGCGAATTTGTCCTGGTTCGTCATTCTGATCTCTCCTTTTTCATGCTTCATCGTCTTCTCCAAGGTTTCGATCATCCGCTCCAGCCGGACGCGCTTTTCCAGCAGCAGCTTATGGTGAAGCTCCATCACTTCCTGCCTTTTAAAATCCGGTCGGCTGACGATTTCACGAATTTGCTTCAGTGGGAAATCCAGTTCCCGGAAGAATAGAATCTGCTGCAGCAGCGTCAAATCCTCATCCGAATAAATCCGGTAACCGGCTTCTGTCGTCTGGCTAGGACACAGCAGGCCGATCTCATCGTAGTGATGAAGCGTACGTACGCTGATTCCAGCAAGCTCCGCGACTTCCTTAACCATCATGGATGCTCTCCTCCTTTCAACTTCACTATAGAGAATGACGTAACGTGAGAGTCAACAGTCAATTCCTTAAACTTTTCACTAAATCAAAGAAGCTTATAACGAAGGCTTATCATCTTTGCTAGACGGCGAATGTAGACTCTCATCCCACTCCCTGGTCTTCTCTTGTTCTTGATTCCAGTTTTCTTTTACCTGGTCCGAATACTTTAGTAATGACTTTTTGAAATCAGCAAGCACTAAATAAATAATACCAACAACCAGCGATAAAATACTGAGCGTCAACAAGGGACCGCCTGATTTGGCCAATATCTCATGATAATAGTCCCAGCTCCATCCACTATTCGCGGGAAGCAGCATCACAGCTGTTAAATACCTGATTCCAAATAAAAATGCCGCAATTGCGACAAAAGCAACACCTGCACCTCTTCGGTTCATAAGTTCATACCTCCTGTACATTTTCAGTGTTTTCATCCTGTTGAAACCATCCACTTATGTAATAAACGTCGTATATCCTGCTGATGTTTTAAAAGAAATATCCCTGATTATACCATTTCCTGCCTGATAGCAGCCTCCCTGTGATTTTATGTTCTGTCCGTGATATCATAGAAATCAAACCGCAGTGTACATATGATTAGTAAAATACGAAAGGGAGCTGAACGAATATGAAACAGGAAATCATGGATCGCTTTATTTCCTATGCCAGAATTGAAACACAATCGAATGAGGACAGTCCCTCATGTCCTTCTACACCGGGCCAGTTAACACTGGCACGAAAGCTGGTTGAAGAGCTTAACGTGATCGGCATGCAGGAAGTCACCATGGATGAAAACGGTTATGTCATGGCAACACTGCCGTCTAATACAGACCGAGATGTGCCAACCATCGGCTTCCTTGCCCATGTGGACACCGCTACGGACTTCACGGGAGCAGGAGTTAACCCGCAAATCGTGGAAAATTATGATGGCGGTGACCTTGTCCTTAATTCCGGACTCAAGGTTGTGCTGTCTCCCAAGCAATTCCCCGAGCTGCCTGAATATAAAGGCCATACGCTGATTACGACCGACGGAACCACGCTGCTTGGAGCCGATGACAAAGCCGGCATCGCCGAAATCATGACAGCCATGGCCTACCTGATTGCTCATCCGGAAATTAAACATGGAAAAATCCGTGTGGCATTTACTCCCGATGAAGAAATCGGCAGAGGCCCTGAGAAATTTGATGTAAAAGCATTCGATGCCACCTTCGCTTACACCATGGACGGAGGGCCTCTTGGGGAACTGGAATATGAAAGCTTCAACGCAGCCAAAGCCAGCATTACGATTAACGGCACGAATGTCCATCCCGGTACAGCTAAAAACAAAATGGTCAATTCCGTTAAAATCGCCATGGAGCTGAACGGCATGCTTCCAGCTGAGCAGGCACCTGAGCATACGGATGGTTATGATGGTTTCTACCACCTCATGAGCCAAAATGGTGACACTGAACGCACAAGAATGGAATATATCATCCGTGATTTTGATAAAGCGGAATTCGAGAACAAGAAGCAAAACATGAAACGTATCGTACAGGAGCTCCAGGCCAAATACGGAGAAGAGCGGATTGTGCTGGAGATGCGTGACCAATATTATAATATGAAAGAAAAAATCGAGCCTGTGAAAGAAATTGTAGATATCGCGTATGCTGCCATGGAAAGCCTGGGAATCAAGCCGATCGTCAAGCCGATCCGCGGCGGCACAGATGGTTCACAGCTCTCCTATATGGGCCTGCCAACACCTAACATCTTTACTGGGGGCGAGAACTACCACGGTAAATTTGAATACATTTCGGTGGATAATATGCTGAAGTCGGTGCAGGTCATCGTGGAAATCGTTCAACGCTTTGAGCAGCGCGGCGCATGAACAATCTCCCTGAGGGCAACCGCCAAAGCAATATTGAGCGCTTCTCCGGCTATGAGGATACCTATGACCGGTACCGGCCCAGTGCACCACAAGAAGTTGTAAATATTCTGACTGGCTATCTCCAGCAGAAACCTGGCCTGGTCCTGGATATCGGCTGCGGCACTGGCCTTTCCACATTTATCTGGGGGAACCATGCGCACAACATCGTTGGTGTGGAGCCTAATGACGATATGCGTGGTAAAGCCGAAGCCAAGCTGAACTCGCTGCATCTTCAAGAAGCTGATGGCAGCATCCGCTTCATGAGCGGTTATTCCAACCAGCTTGAATTTCCGGATGGAGCCGCTGATTTGATTACCTGTTCCCAATCCTTCCACTGGATGGAGCCGGTCAGTACACTGGCCGAGGTGGCCCGAGTTCTGAGGCCGGGTGGCGTCTTCGCCGCATATGACTGCGATTGGCCGCCAACCGCTTCATGGCAGTCCGAGAAAGCTTATGTAGAGCTTCTCGGCAATGCTGACAAGCTGCTCCAAGAGCGTCAGGATCAACAGGATCAAGCTCTGAAACGGAACAAGGAATCGCATCTGTCCAACATCCTTCACAGCGGATCTTTCCGCTATGCTCGGGAAATCGTTTTTCATAACCGGGAGCTTTGTGACGGAGAACGATACATCGGTCTTGCGCTAAGCCAAGGAGGTATCCAGTCCGTGTTGAAGCTTGGGTTACCCGATCTTGACGAAGAAATTCATCGGTTCAAAGAGCTGGTTAAGGAGCATTTCCAGGACCGTAAGCTTGAAGTGCTGTTCAGCTACAGGATGAGAATCGGGATCAAATAAAAAGAAGCGGGACAAGGATATGATACCTTGTCCCGCCATTTTATTTCAAATATCCTTTGAGAAGATCCAAAAAAATGCTACTTCATTGCCATCATTAACCGCATCACATTCTCCGAAGCCCGTTCCATATTTGTAGGCCCCTGCTGCAGTGCTTCCTCAAGCGTTGAAACTCCAGGCATAATACCAAAAATGGCATCAAACCCCTGTCCATACAATGTTTCAATCCCATCCCCGATCCGGCCGGCAAATGCGATAACCGGTTTATTCAGCTTTTGCGCTATCATGGCTACGCCGAGAGGTGTCTTACCGAATTGAGTTTGATAGTCAATACTCCCTTCCCCTGTCCACACCATATCAGCTTGCTTCGCCTTCTCTTCAAGACCCGAATATTCGATGACCAGGTCGATCCCTTTTTTAAGAACACCGTTCAAAAACACCATCAACCCTGCACCCAGCCCCCCGGCGGCGC
Encoded here:
- a CDS encoding S-layer homology domain-containing protein, encoding MNRTNRIKRSVSIVMLSSMMLTAGTPSLLISKVHAESPPATTTMEKEQETTTGKEPSGIRLQHTPVEWIPEQKNYSVTAGVYSDGQAWTGQIRYSVDGKEQPPVTLKPEAQQLDTYAGEIPGELLIGRELNYTIEILDSESKVIESASYSTAIREEVPQSLLSAESPAPALLITEMVPDTSDLPDTNTDAFEFVEVYNNTDQDLNFKDYSFFYNNKDPWTPEGGADIIIPARQPVVFWIMNGKNNEETEEHFNQNFGSNLIKGVNLFRIQGGGGMANGSARTLTIRGKNNEPVITASYEPAHVKTNMGIFFKHPAAGSSIMSVMDSSGKQPATPGTIDPDQAVPLVVEAGNQTVINHTAAASIDVKDLEIKARVVNPGTNADGSKMPVKLLYKTPSQSRYNVTTMTDSGNTGDYTATIPAAALIEPTLQYRIQAGQLDKPFTSQVNMESFDSSKAPVLLITELVPNTTNVPTTSSDAYEFIEVYNNSDQPVSFKNYKIYYRYPDKGTGADVEWPSTKTDFVIPSKQSVVFWVKNTANTAYKADDFNSFYKTNLVPDETLQTIQSDGMANSGRRAVVIKTNTGKEISSAYYDADLLYEGGTNGDETKEDKAIGYSYPRNGSTVMIKAGSGIEAPSPGSVTSAQVPADPVHVIVDSIPPTIQDLTGITEVEQSKGLELKADAKDDHEITSVEVYVRSDKQTEFTGHPLKEDFNDMMYHYKLSSAELIGRKYIEYYYVVSDGANETQSKPVKVAVTGGLNDAPLRLNVKDKEILKGKYTIKGTSEAAGTAGISLSLDGKRLPDANTFAGLENDAYFVFDAINVDYYFKNAVTMGPPELEDKSILYTFMDPITTYTTLSFPIRSERLTQGDNIIYIRAGSKTSPFDKRPEENKDDFEIKNVRLLLADGTEIWDPAYAEKEKQIKMGDSAGKSEFIGFHFDLKQEHLKAKSYAWDTTLVQDGPHQVSISDGTGQISSNVIVDNTPPVIKPTVEEGKEYRGEFDIDADIKDVYAGLDNITVKLDDKPIQLPYKTSSGRMMGGAHKLYIQAEDKAGNISEKTVNFNVPDENPLPPQLISPKQGQTDVGANANLTVKVQDPNQDPMKVTFYKGYKYDGNRAEGFTGYTNTSVTEPPKEMTPAGEKALTKEDYEKISVEDGKYLVNDSVEQFPYQRFEVKLDPSVKSTDRVEVNWKGKSLEGRKVSLYAWSQTKKQWEQLDHVIAGADDFELKAVVKAGDYMNGEVIDVMVQDEIAVLAADSGSKPTPESQDPYDFSFIWMSDTQYYSQSYPQIYQNIVKWVVDQKEKMNIKYVIHTGDVVDKSYQEYQWLEADKDMKVLENANIPYGVLAGNHDVDHQNNDYTKFKEYFGEERFKNNQVFGGSYDNNRGHYDLVSSNGNDFVIVYMGWGLGDKEIDWMNEIVAKYPERKAILCLHEYLLVSNNRAPIADQIFEKVIKPNKNVIAALSGHYHDAELKVDQLDDNGDGIPDRNVYQMLADYQGAAEGGLGYIRLMQFDMKNNKLHIKTYSPYLDDYNYYDPETEKGKDEFSLDLGLEPTTKRVATDYIGVRVYTDQQIGFQSNVKSGTEASATWNGLTPNGYDQWYVKAEDEYSGSILSDIWGFYTGKQTGEIHPEVPGGGESSGGGSGVVTPETPTVPVKPSPETGDGGMTLQLSAEGAYRADAKALDKAITSTSNGKVVIHLTGKNEQTGESAVYLPAASLKKAKDSQLSLIIVATGLTVTVPPAALPDSLDEADQLLLRIATSMNESIKQMMSSSIGTSKEYSHGGLVYTLRMAQVKGQNETPVTVFGGQVTLERSLTAEQQKQLQTDYAGVYLLQGGKPVYKGGSFGSSTVTFTADQPGSYAVLEYHKQFKDVQGSWAEEFITKLAAKHVIQGMTEEQFGPGKNVTRADFVTLAMRAASAELTSVSQEFKDVPAEAYYAAAVAQAAKLGIIQGSDGKFRPQDTISREEAAVIMMKVSDVLNGKERTGSVSTGFTDMNQVASWAKEAVERANKLGLMNGKGNHRFDPKGKVTRAEIAKMMYSLINS
- a CDS encoding pyridoxamine 5'-phosphate oxidase family protein, which translates into the protein MSVFKDIIQSEEELEQLAGKPGELANNKVIAALDHNCRQFIALSPLVFISTSGAGGECDCSPRGDAPGFAYILDDQHLILPERPGNRRYDSLRNLLINPHIGLIFVIPGLEETLRINGRGYVIRDKDLMERMSAQGKVPAAGIGIEVEECYIHCAKALKRSKLWQPDSWPSRESLPDPASIIAEHAGRLRLSTREVRASLTESYEKRLY
- a CDS encoding MerR family transcriptional regulator — encoded protein: MMVKEVAELAGISVRTLHHYDEIGLLCPSQTTEAGYRIYSDEDLTLLQQILFFRELDFPLKQIREIVSRPDFKRQEVMELHHKLLLEKRVRLERMIETLEKTMKHEKGEIRMTNQDKFAGFDFSSNPYEQEARERWGDKAVDDSNDRLNKMSKKEQGQLGEEMNAIYRKLAQLRHGSPASDEAQQATGEWFQMLNRMGNYSLEAFKGLGQMYVDDKRFTRNIDQFGEGLAAFMRDAMAEYADSRRV
- a CDS encoding class I SAM-dependent methyltransferase, whose translation is MNNLPEGNRQSNIERFSGYEDTYDRYRPSAPQEVVNILTGYLQQKPGLVLDIGCGTGLSTFIWGNHAHNIVGVEPNDDMRGKAEAKLNSLHLQEADGSIRFMSGYSNQLEFPDGAADLITCSQSFHWMEPVSTLAEVARVLRPGGVFAAYDCDWPPTASWQSEKAYVELLGNADKLLQERQDQQDQALKRNKESHLSNILHSGSFRYAREIVFHNRELCDGERYIGLALSQGGIQSVLKLGLPDLDEEIHRFKELVKEHFQDRKLEVLFSYRMRIGIK
- the pepT gene encoding peptidase T, with translation MKQEIMDRFISYARIETQSNEDSPSCPSTPGQLTLARKLVEELNVIGMQEVTMDENGYVMATLPSNTDRDVPTIGFLAHVDTATDFTGAGVNPQIVENYDGGDLVLNSGLKVVLSPKQFPELPEYKGHTLITTDGTTLLGADDKAGIAEIMTAMAYLIAHPEIKHGKIRVAFTPDEEIGRGPEKFDVKAFDATFAYTMDGGPLGELEYESFNAAKASITINGTNVHPGTAKNKMVNSVKIAMELNGMLPAEQAPEHTDGYDGFYHLMSQNGDTERTRMEYIIRDFDKAEFENKKQNMKRIVQELQAKYGEERIVLEMRDQYYNMKEKIEPVKEIVDIAYAAMESLGIKPIVKPIRGGTDGSQLSYMGLPTPNIFTGGENYHGKFEYISVDNMLKSVQVIVEIVQRFEQRGA